The Klebsiella sp. RHBSTW-00484 genome includes a window with the following:
- a CDS encoding bifunctional acetate--CoA ligase family protein/GNAT family N-acetyltransferase — MSQRGLEALLRPKSIAVIGASMKPQRAGYLMMRNLLAGGFNGPVLPVTPAWKAVQGVLAWPTIDSLPFTPDLAVLCTNARRNLELLEALGQKGCKTCIILSSIPDQYPALLKCAARYQMRLLGPNSLGLLAPWQGLNASFSPVPIHRGKLAFISQSAAVSNTILDWAQQREMGFSYFIALGDSLDIDVDDLLDFLARDSKTSAILLYLEHISDARRFVSAARSASRNKPILVIKSGRSPAAQKLLHVNSGMDPAWDAAIQRAGLLRVQDTHELFSAVETLSHMRPLRGEKLMIISNGAAPAALALDELWLRNGKLAALSEETSDKLRQVLPAGIGIANPLDLRDDASSEHYLKALNVLLDSHDYDALLVIHAPSAAAPGTESALALIDALKRHPRGKYVTVLTNWCGEFSSQEARRLFSDAGLPTYRTPEGTITAFMHMVEYRRNQKQLRETPVLSDSLTTNTAEARDLLQRAINEGATSLDTHEVSPVLRAYGIHTLPTWIAADSAEAVHIAEQIGYPVALKLRSPDIPHKSEVQGVMLYLRTAIEVQQAADAIIDRVKMTWPQARIHGLLVQSMANRAGAQELRVVVEHDPVFGPLIMLGEGGVEWRAEDQAAVALPPLNMNLARYLVIQAIKSKKMRGRSALRPLDIPGLSQLLVQVSNLIVDCPEIQRLDIHPLLASGHEFTALDVTLSLAPFTGDSESRLAVRPYPQQQEEWVVMKNGERCLFRPILPEDEPQLLAFIGQVTKEDLYYRYFSEINEFTHDDLANMTQIDYDREMAFVAVRATAEGNEILGVTRAISDPDNIDAEFAVLVRSDLKGLGLGRRLLEKLIAYTQSHGLQRLNGITMPNNKGMIGLARKLGFTVDIQLEDGIVSLSLQLAPAQS, encoded by the coding sequence ATGAGCCAACGAGGCCTGGAAGCATTGCTGCGGCCAAAATCGATCGCCGTTATTGGCGCATCAATGAAACCACAGCGCGCCGGTTATCTGATGATGCGCAACCTGCTGGCTGGCGGGTTTAATGGCCCCGTTCTTCCTGTGACGCCAGCGTGGAAAGCGGTTCAGGGCGTGCTGGCCTGGCCGACTATCGACAGTCTGCCCTTTACGCCCGATCTTGCTGTGCTATGCACTAATGCCCGGAGAAACCTTGAGTTGCTGGAAGCTTTGGGGCAAAAAGGGTGTAAAACCTGCATAATTCTGTCTTCAATACCCGACCAATACCCTGCGCTGCTTAAGTGTGCCGCCCGCTATCAAATGCGCCTGCTCGGGCCAAACAGTCTCGGCCTGCTTGCGCCATGGCAGGGGCTTAATGCCAGCTTTTCTCCGGTTCCAATTCATCGCGGCAAACTGGCGTTTATTTCCCAGTCAGCAGCGGTCTCTAACACTATCCTCGACTGGGCGCAGCAGCGAGAGATGGGTTTTTCTTACTTTATAGCACTGGGTGACAGCCTGGATATCGACGTCGATGATTTACTCGACTTCCTTGCTCGCGATAGCAAGACTAGTGCCATTCTGCTCTACCTTGAGCATATTAGTGATGCCCGCCGTTTTGTTTCGGCGGCGCGTAGCGCATCGCGTAATAAACCTATCCTGGTGATTAAAAGCGGGCGTAGTCCGGCGGCGCAGAAACTGCTGCACGTTAATTCAGGAATGGATCCTGCATGGGATGCTGCCATTCAGCGTGCGGGCTTATTGCGGGTACAGGACACACATGAGCTGTTCTCTGCTGTCGAAACCCTCAGCCATATGCGCCCCCTGCGCGGCGAAAAACTGATGATTATCAGTAACGGTGCCGCTCCGGCGGCGCTGGCGCTGGATGAGCTTTGGCTGCGCAATGGCAAACTTGCTGCTCTCAGCGAAGAGACCAGCGACAAACTGCGCCAGGTATTACCTGCTGGCATCGGTATCGCCAACCCCTTAGATCTCCGCGATGATGCCAGTAGCGAGCATTACCTTAAGGCGCTTAACGTCCTGCTTGATAGCCATGACTATGATGCACTGCTGGTGATCCATGCCCCAAGCGCCGCCGCACCGGGAACGGAAAGCGCACTGGCGCTAATTGATGCCCTGAAACGCCACCCACGCGGTAAATACGTTACCGTTCTCACCAACTGGTGTGGTGAATTCTCTTCTCAAGAAGCACGGCGTCTGTTTAGCGATGCGGGCCTACCGACTTATCGGACTCCCGAGGGCACTATTACCGCCTTTATGCACATGGTGGAATACAGACGTAACCAAAAACAGCTCCGTGAAACACCGGTCCTGTCAGACTCGTTAACCACCAACACGGCTGAAGCCCGAGACTTGCTGCAGCGCGCAATCAATGAAGGCGCAACATCGCTGGATACCCATGAAGTAAGCCCCGTTCTGCGCGCTTATGGCATCCATACTCTGCCGACATGGATTGCTGCAGATAGTGCCGAAGCAGTACATATCGCCGAGCAGATTGGTTATCCGGTAGCGCTGAAGCTACGCTCGCCGGATATCCCCCATAAGTCAGAAGTTCAGGGGGTTATGCTTTATCTACGTACTGCCATCGAAGTACAGCAGGCGGCGGATGCCATTATCGATCGCGTGAAAATGACCTGGCCGCAGGCGCGTATTCACGGACTGCTGGTACAAAGTATGGCCAACCGCGCCGGGGCACAGGAGCTTCGAGTGGTAGTAGAGCACGATCCGGTCTTCGGGCCACTGATCATGCTGGGGGAAGGCGGCGTCGAGTGGCGTGCAGAAGATCAGGCTGCCGTCGCGCTACCGCCGTTGAATATGAACCTGGCACGCTATCTGGTCATTCAGGCAATCAAGAGTAAAAAAATGCGCGGTCGCAGCGCACTACGACCATTAGACATTCCTGGCCTGAGTCAATTGCTGGTACAGGTATCTAATTTAATTGTCGACTGCCCGGAGATTCAGCGCCTGGACATCCATCCTTTACTCGCTTCCGGTCACGAGTTTACTGCGCTTGATGTCACGTTAAGTCTTGCCCCTTTTACCGGCGATAGCGAAAGTCGCCTGGCTGTGCGTCCCTATCCGCAACAGCAGGAAGAGTGGGTGGTAATGAAAAATGGCGAACGTTGCCTGTTTCGCCCTATTCTTCCAGAAGATGAGCCGCAGTTGCTGGCCTTTATCGGGCAGGTTACGAAGGAAGATCTTTACTATCGTTACTTCAGCGAAATCAATGAATTTACGCATGACGATTTAGCCAATATGACGCAGATCGACTACGATCGAGAAATGGCTTTTGTTGCCGTGCGTGCAACGGCAGAGGGAAATGAGATCCTCGGGGTAACTCGCGCGATCTCCGACCCGGATAATATCGATGCCGAGTTTGCCGTGCTGGTACGCTCCGACCTGAAAGGTCTGGGTTTAGGCCGTAGGCTACTAGAAAAATTAATTGCTTATACGCAAAGCCACGGTCTGCAACGACTTAACGGCATCACAATGCCTAACAATAAAGGCATGATCGGCCTCGCCAGAAAGCTGGGATTCACGGTTGATATCCAGTTGGAAGATGGAATTGTCAGTTTGTCTCTACAACTTGCACCAGCGCAATCATAA
- a CDS encoding tRNA-uridine aminocarboxypropyltransferase yields MTDNAVLRLRAERLARATRPFLARGNRIHRCQRCLLPLKECLCETLNPVAASSRFCLVMFDTEPMKPSNTGRLIADTLPDTEAFQWSRTEPPQALLDLVADPHYQPMVVFPASYAGTERQVLDAPPVGKPPLFIMLDGTWPEARKMFRKSPWLDALPIISVDLSRISAYHLREAHAQGQYCTAEVAIALLDLAGDKPAAAALGDHFSLFKARYLAGKTQHKGSITAHPTENV; encoded by the coding sequence ATGACTGATAACGCCGTCCTTCGCCTTCGCGCCGAACGCCTCGCTCGCGCCACCCGGCCTTTCCTTGCTCGCGGCAACCGTATTCACCGCTGCCAGCGTTGCCTGCTGCCGTTGAAAGAGTGCCTTTGCGAGACCCTCAACCCGGTTGCCGCTTCCAGTCGTTTTTGTCTGGTAATGTTCGATACCGAGCCGATGAAGCCCAGCAATACCGGGCGCCTTATTGCCGATACCCTCCCGGATACCGAAGCGTTCCAGTGGTCCCGTACTGAACCACCACAGGCATTGCTCGATTTAGTTGCCGACCCTCATTATCAGCCAATGGTGGTTTTTCCTGCTTCTTATGCCGGCACCGAACGTCAGGTACTTGATGCACCGCCTGTGGGCAAACCGCCGCTATTTATTATGCTCGATGGAACCTGGCCCGAAGCGCGAAAAATGTTCCGTAAAAGCCCCTGGCTTGATGCACTGCCGATTATTTCCGTTGACCTGTCCCGCATCTCTGCTTACCACCTGCGGGAAGCCCATGCACAAGGGCAATACTGCACTGCCGAAGTGGCGATTGCGTTGCTGGATCTCGCGGGAGATAAACCCGCGGCTGCGGCGCTTGGCGATCACTTTAGCTTGTTCAAAGCACGCTATCTGGCAGGAAAAACGCAGCATAAGGGCAGCATCACAGCACACCCGACAGAAAACGTTTAA
- the trxC gene encoding thioredoxin TrxC, translating to MNTVCASCQALNRIPDDRSADGAKCGRCGHDLFDGDVINATGATLDKLLKDDLPVVVDFWAPWCGPCRNFAPIFEDVAEERSGEMRFVKVNTEMERELSARFRIRSIPTIMMFKNGEVIDMLNGAVPKAPFDSWLNEAGQQ from the coding sequence ATGAATACCGTTTGTGCCAGTTGTCAGGCTCTGAACCGCATCCCCGACGATCGTAGCGCCGATGGCGCGAAATGCGGACGCTGCGGTCACGATCTTTTTGACGGTGACGTAATCAACGCGACCGGGGCAACGCTGGATAAACTACTGAAGGACGATCTCCCCGTCGTTGTCGATTTCTGGGCGCCATGGTGCGGCCCCTGCCGGAACTTCGCGCCGATCTTTGAAGATGTGGCTGAAGAACGCAGTGGCGAAATGCGTTTCGTGAAAGTGAATACCGAAATGGAACGGGAACTCAGCGCCCGCTTTCGCATTCGTAGCATCCCGACCATTATGATGTTTAAAAATGGCGAAGTCATCGACATGCTGAACGGTGCCGTCCCTAAAGCGCCTTTCGATAGCTGGCTAAACGAAGCCGGCCAGCAGTAA
- a CDS encoding tRNA/rRNA methyltransferase: MSDELKNKSGKVKVMYVRSDDDSEKRTQNPRTGKGGGRPGKSRVDGRNRPARDERSSRGGDRKRDERKRDDFGGEGSSPWRTVSRAPGEEAPVKADHGGISGKSFIDPEVLRRQRAEETRVYGENACQALFQSRPEAIVRAWFIQSVTPRFKEALRWMAANRKAYHVVDEAELAKASGTEHHGGVCFLIKKRHGTSVEQWVAKADAEDCVLALEDVGNPHNLGAIMRSCAHFGVKGVVVQDAGVLESGAAIRTAEGGAEHVEPITGDSFIDTLERFRSAGYAIVSTSSHNGTPLFKAELPKKMVLVLGQESDGLSDAAISSADLNVAIEGTGNVESLNVSVATGVLLAEWWRQNKA, translated from the coding sequence ATGAGCGACGAACTGAAAAATAAAAGCGGCAAGGTCAAAGTGATGTATGTCCGCAGTGATGATGATTCTGAGAAACGCACCCAGAACCCGCGTACCGGGAAAGGGGGAGGTCGTCCAGGAAAATCACGCGTTGACGGCCGCAACCGCCCTGCGCGCGATGAAAGAAGTAGCCGTGGTGGTGATCGTAAACGTGACGAGCGCAAGCGCGATGATTTCGGTGGTGAAGGTTCCTCACCGTGGCGTACCGTGTCTCGTGCGCCTGGTGAAGAAGCACCGGTAAAAGCCGATCACGGTGGGATCAGCGGTAAAAGCTTTATCGATCCGGAAGTGCTGCGCCGTCAGCGCGCGGAAGAGACCCGCGTTTATGGTGAGAATGCCTGCCAGGCTTTATTCCAGAGCCGTCCGGAGGCCATCGTGCGAGCCTGGTTTATCCAGAGCGTAACACCTCGCTTTAAGGAAGCCCTGCGCTGGATGGCGGCAAACCGCAAAGCCTATCACGTGGTTGATGAAGCGGAACTGGCAAAAGCTTCAGGTACTGAACATCATGGTGGCGTTTGCTTCCTGATTAAAAAGCGTCATGGTACATCGGTTGAACAGTGGGTTGCCAAAGCTGATGCTGAAGATTGCGTTCTGGCGCTGGAAGATGTGGGTAACCCGCATAACCTCGGTGCTATCATGCGTAGCTGCGCACATTTCGGTGTTAAAGGCGTTGTTGTGCAGGATGCCGGAGTACTGGAGTCAGGTGCTGCAATCCGTACAGCGGAAGGTGGCGCAGAGCACGTTGAGCCGATCACTGGCGACAGCTTCATTGATACGCTCGAGAGATTCCGCAGCGCGGGTTACGCCATTGTTTCTACTTCCAGCCATAACGGTACTCCGCTGTTTAAAGCCGAACTGCCGAAGAAGATGGTGCTGGTGTTAGGGCAAGAGAGTGATGGTCTGTCCGATGCGGCGATCTCCAGTGCCGATCTGAATGTAGCTATCGAAGGGACAGGTAATGTGGAGAGCCTGAACGTTTCCGTTGCTACCGGCGTATTGCTGGCAGAGTGGTGGCGTCAGAATAAGGCTTGA